A portion of the Deltaproteobacteria bacterium genome contains these proteins:
- a CDS encoding endonuclease/exonuclease/phosphatase family protein yields the protein MKSSNPENTSSLAKGLGRVAIGSAIIAMAVGLGIAGCTALQKAPPKIEGPRVSVMSFNVENLFDTEHDEGTEDFTYLPVEKKKEEKIKAGCESNSSAYRKQECFETDWNSEVLTKKLKRVANVIQQVNDGKGPDILILVEVENQKVVDLLNQNHLKESGYVTAKVIDSFDPRGIDPGVMSRFPMWREPKIHRIPLKAEDKSGEYSANRTRGVIEVPVTLPDGTKALVFGLHFPSQSNPSYLRKQASEFLNEIEKTLPPDVVAIIGGDFNITRDEDETSGYFKTTLNSAWYVSHFEGCKSCDGTHYYHPKTEWSFLDAILVRRASVKTTGWQLDPASVRIPNESKYQVNKYGSPARFDANSAFGVSDHWPVYVELVKPAVKPPVTQ from the coding sequence ATGAAAAGCAGTAACCCCGAAAATACCAGTTCACTGGCGAAGGGCTTAGGCCGTGTGGCGATCGGTTCTGCCATCATAGCGATGGCCGTCGGACTGGGGATTGCGGGCTGCACAGCACTTCAAAAAGCTCCCCCTAAAATTGAAGGACCACGCGTGTCCGTGATGTCGTTTAACGTTGAAAACCTTTTTGACACGGAACATGACGAAGGAACTGAGGATTTCACCTACCTGCCTGTCGAGAAGAAAAAGGAAGAAAAGATTAAGGCGGGTTGCGAATCCAATAGCAGTGCCTATCGCAAGCAGGAATGCTTTGAAACCGATTGGAACTCCGAAGTTCTGACAAAAAAATTAAAACGGGTCGCGAATGTCATTCAACAGGTCAATGACGGAAAAGGACCAGACATTTTGATTCTCGTTGAAGTGGAAAACCAAAAGGTTGTGGATCTTCTCAATCAAAACCACCTTAAGGAATCTGGCTATGTGACTGCCAAGGTTATCGATAGTTTCGACCCAAGAGGAATCGACCCTGGCGTCATGTCGCGCTTTCCTATGTGGCGCGAACCTAAAATTCACCGCATTCCCTTAAAAGCGGAAGACAAAAGTGGCGAGTACTCAGCCAACCGCACCCGCGGAGTCATTGAGGTGCCAGTGACTCTCCCCGATGGAACTAAAGCGTTGGTCTTTGGCCTTCACTTTCCGTCTCAATCCAATCCGTCCTATTTGCGGAAACAGGCTTCGGAGTTCTTAAACGAAATTGAAAAAACCCTCCCTCCAGATGTGGTGGCGATCATAGGCGGCGACTTCAATATCACTCGCGACGAGGATGAAACTTCGGGATATTTTAAGACAACGTTGAATAGCGCTTGGTATGTCAGCCACTTTGAAGGCTGCAAATCCTGCGACGGAACTCACTATTACCATCCAAAAACTGAATGGAGCTTTCTCGATGCGATTCTCGTTCGACGAGCCTCAGTGAAGACCACTGGATGGCAACTTGATCCCGCGTCTGTCCGAATTCCCAATGAGTCGAAGTATCAGGTTAATAAATACGGAAGTCCGGCTCGATTTGATGCAAACTCCGCTTTCGGGGTAAGCGACCACTGGCCTGTTTACGTTGAGCTCGTGAAACCTGCAGTAAAACCTCCTGTCACTCAATAG
- a CDS encoding DedA family protein has product MEEFIQQTFGNLAYMPWAVYGAIVGFMILSAFGLPLPEEVILVSAGFIGHMALFPTTPHPEGVHVVNVHVLAAVAFCAVMGSDYLIYFLGHRFGPKLFETRWFGRMVSVERLTKVRGWMQKYGYWPVIVFRFTPGARFPGHLMCGAMGLSPWKFLAVDALAAGISVPTQIYFVSFYGKEILHYFKTAKIYLVSALAIGLIVFLFLKWKEKRQAQRSA; this is encoded by the coding sequence GTGGAAGAGTTCATTCAACAGACGTTTGGCAACCTTGCCTATATGCCTTGGGCCGTTTACGGCGCCATTGTAGGATTTATGATCCTTTCAGCCTTTGGTCTACCCTTGCCCGAGGAGGTCATCCTCGTCAGCGCAGGGTTTATTGGCCACATGGCACTTTTTCCTACGACACCGCACCCGGAAGGCGTACACGTCGTAAACGTTCACGTGCTTGCCGCAGTCGCTTTTTGTGCCGTCATGGGCTCAGACTACCTCATTTACTTTTTGGGCCACCGGTTTGGTCCAAAGCTTTTCGAAACGAGGTGGTTTGGGCGAATGGTAAGCGTCGAACGCCTGACCAAAGTTCGGGGTTGGATGCAAAAGTACGGCTATTGGCCAGTAATTGTATTTCGCTTCACGCCAGGAGCCCGGTTTCCTGGTCACTTGATGTGCGGCGCAATGGGACTTTCGCCTTGGAAGTTCCTTGCTGTCGATGCGCTAGCAGCAGGAATCTCAGTCCCAACCCAAATCTATTTCGTCAGTTTCTATGGAAAAGAGATTCTCCATTACTTTAAAACAGCAAAGATCTACCTGGTCTCTGCCCTCGCCATCGGCTTGATTGTATTTCTCTTTCTAAAATGGAAAGAAAAGCGTCAGGCCCAACGATCCGCTTAG
- a CDS encoding peptidyl-prolyl cis-trans isomerase, whose translation MNTHLSFTNTSKSPLWNAALAVMTIMTSAVSISAAQANTDAAVSKAETKTEKKAEKKDNAKAGAKKMTTVVIETSLGNIEVELNAEKAPISTENFLKYVDKKHYDGTIFHRVISNFMIQGGGMTEKMDEKKSDAPIKNEAANGLKNDRGTLAMARTSVVDSATAQFFINVQDNDFLNHKAPNPREFGYAVFGKVTAGMDVVDKIKAVPTGMTGGMQDVPKTPVVMKSVRRK comes from the coding sequence ATGAACACTCATCTGTCTTTCACGAACACTAGCAAAAGCCCTCTGTGGAACGCGGCCCTTGCTGTCATGACGATCATGACTAGCGCTGTTTCGATTTCTGCAGCCCAAGCCAATACCGATGCTGCGGTATCAAAAGCGGAAACTAAAACTGAAAAGAAAGCCGAGAAAAAAGACAACGCAAAAGCAGGAGCAAAGAAAATGACCACCGTTGTAATCGAAACATCCCTAGGAAATATTGAAGTTGAACTAAACGCCGAAAAAGCCCCAATCTCGACAGAAAACTTCCTCAAATATGTCGATAAAAAACACTACGACGGTACGATTTTTCACCGGGTCATCAGTAATTTTATGATCCAAGGCGGCGGCATGACGGAAAAAATGGACGAGAAAAAGTCCGATGCCCCCATCAAAAATGAAGCAGCCAACGGTTTAAAAAACGACCGCGGAACACTCGCAATGGCGCGAACCAGCGTTGTTGATTCGGCAACAGCGCAATTTTTCATCAACGTGCAAGACAACGACTTCCTCAATCACAAAGCTCCAAATCCACGCGAATTCGGTTACGCGGTTTTCGGAAAAGTGACTGCTGGGATGGACGTGGTTGATAAAATCAAAGCTGTTCCAACAGGAATGACTGGCGGCATGCAGGACGTACCGAAAACTCCTGTCGTCATGAAATCTGTTCGTCGTAAATAA
- a CDS encoding acyl-CoA dehydrogenase family protein, translating into MSFYQSPPELPNPWAPGSSLAKALKARVSEEQWTEFSAELHAFGSRVHKEIEALGLEAERDLPQLTQYDAWGTRIDEIRTSRAWKELDAIAAREGLVAIGYERKHGASSRLLQFAKLALFHPASAFYTCPLAMSDGAARVIELSDLPQLKDRAFRLLTSRNPDEFWTAGQWMTERAGGSDVSRTEVTAKFENGNWRLYGDKWFTSATTSQMAMVLAKVEEELALFYVELRDSRGRLNGIRVNRLKDKLGTKALPTAELTLDGVPAVMIGKPGEGVKKVAGLLNVTRLYNAVCCVGSMARGLHLMTAYAVERRSFGRLIADHPLHVETLATMRARSAACTELVFHAVELMGKEECGVATKEESQQLRILTPLAKMYTAREAIANASETIEAFGGAGYIENTGVPRLLRDAQVFPIWEGTTNVLALDTLRAIAKDGALQPLILDLSGRLKGIPTSLPKARIERRIAALAHHAKKKSNASPESQQQSARDFSLALAESIAGVLLLERAVTDEMSGLAASRFIGYIGEWIAREDDIGAMDLTSVKRLALDSL; encoded by the coding sequence ATGAGCTTTTACCAATCGCCGCCAGAATTGCCGAATCCCTGGGCACCGGGGAGTTCTCTCGCAAAGGCTTTAAAAGCGAGAGTTTCCGAAGAGCAATGGACCGAGTTCTCGGCAGAGCTTCACGCATTTGGTTCCCGGGTGCACAAAGAGATCGAGGCACTGGGCTTAGAGGCGGAACGCGATCTCCCGCAACTCACACAGTACGACGCTTGGGGTACACGAATTGATGAAATTCGAACAAGTCGCGCTTGGAAGGAGCTCGATGCGATTGCGGCTCGCGAGGGATTGGTCGCGATTGGATACGAGCGCAAGCACGGCGCCTCTTCGCGCTTGCTGCAATTTGCGAAGCTTGCACTCTTTCATCCGGCTTCCGCGTTTTACACCTGTCCCTTAGCAATGTCAGATGGTGCGGCGCGAGTCATTGAACTCAGTGATTTGCCACAGTTGAAAGATCGGGCGTTCCGTTTATTGACGTCGCGCAATCCGGACGAATTTTGGACAGCTGGTCAATGGATGACAGAGCGAGCCGGAGGGTCGGACGTGTCGCGCACAGAAGTGACTGCGAAGTTTGAAAATGGAAATTGGCGACTATACGGCGACAAATGGTTCACGTCTGCTACTACTTCACAGATGGCAATGGTCCTCGCAAAAGTTGAAGAGGAACTGGCGCTTTTTTATGTTGAACTTCGGGATTCTCGCGGTCGGTTGAACGGAATTCGAGTCAACCGATTAAAAGATAAGTTGGGCACGAAGGCTTTGCCTACCGCGGAATTGACTCTCGACGGAGTGCCCGCAGTTATGATTGGAAAGCCTGGTGAAGGCGTTAAAAAAGTTGCAGGTCTTTTAAATGTAACTCGGCTTTACAATGCGGTTTGCTGTGTGGGTTCAATGGCTCGTGGGCTTCATCTGATGACCGCTTATGCGGTGGAGCGACGTTCGTTTGGGCGATTAATTGCCGATCATCCCCTGCATGTCGAAACACTTGCGACGATGCGTGCGCGATCTGCTGCTTGTACGGAACTCGTTTTTCACGCTGTCGAACTGATGGGCAAAGAAGAGTGCGGGGTCGCAACGAAAGAAGAGTCGCAACAGCTTCGAATTCTGACGCCGCTTGCGAAGATGTACACCGCTCGTGAGGCCATTGCCAATGCAAGTGAGACGATCGAGGCTTTCGGTGGCGCTGGATATATTGAAAACACTGGTGTGCCCAGACTTTTGCGAGACGCGCAAGTGTTCCCAATCTGGGAAGGAACGACCAATGTTTTGGCTCTAGATACCCTGCGCGCGATCGCCAAAGACGGAGCGCTTCAGCCGTTAATTCTCGATCTGTCGGGCCGCTTGAAAGGAATCCCGACGTCCCTTCCGAAAGCGCGCATCGAGCGTCGAATAGCGGCCCTCGCGCATCATGCGAAAAAGAAATCGAATGCGTCGCCCGAGTCTCAGCAGCAGTCAGCACGAGATTTTTCTCTTGCACTAGCGGAATCTATCGCGGGTGTTTTACTTCTTGAGCGTGCGGTGACAGATGAAATGTCGGGACTCGCGGCTTCAAGATTTATCGGTTACATCGGCGAGTGGATCGCTCGAGAGGATGATATCGGCGCCATGGATTTGACAAGTGTCAAAAGACTGGCGCTTGATTCATTGTAG
- a CDS encoding DUF3488 domain-containing transglutaminase family protein — protein sequence MALQARADMELWDRPFQTLLLAVLAVNIASHVLYVPWWILALSVTSLGWKLGHLYKGWVLPPKRWLYLAAAAVGSVVIWEYKTAFGHEAATPTLVFLASIKLLETNRDRDAMFVIITSYFLLMAHLLHSQSLASTFFMAFDVAIITILMYQLHRADRRISSSSLRPVVQLLVLTIPIWLLLFVVFPRFNLTMLRTNRPVQTVGFSEELSPGSVASLAQTNETAFRVKFLSGPKRNPELLYWRGATLYHSDGLSWKPRTESEIEAQSSDIGNLMLGKSTEKEIASLSEKVLSYQIIAEPAAGRAVFTLPRVVKFEPAGAMLFQRPYVTKELMIRLSTTRADHMTYSAASVLEDEGDLETIDAQTYRLAAALPKELSPKVINLFEELSKNSTSPHRAVKNLDEWFHAQDFRYTLEPGQSQAKSLDDFLFSTKKGFCEHFASASAVLLRGMGHPARVVVGYQGGRLNQFSKALIVQSRDAHAWVEVWFPSRDNPREGRWLTYDPTALIAPLRLRMGGDYFDLTEEQRQSENASDAEILKMQRNLALRAFQRVDQIWDYAQMTWSQFLLNYDRSGQQNLLNELLKVFGIKPSPAILTVLIGFLFMIMLRIVFIWNNRAPSESRVKKEWQALEKELSKKGIYQGPKDGPLTLRSRVSHPIVLQGIDAFIEIQYGKLSDKEYSKNEAQIRKIRAARVALRRQSAPT from the coding sequence ATGGCCTTGCAAGCGCGCGCCGACATGGAGCTTTGGGATCGCCCCTTCCAAACACTTCTGCTTGCAGTTTTAGCTGTCAACATCGCCTCGCACGTCCTTTACGTTCCATGGTGGATTCTCGCATTGAGCGTGACTTCCCTCGGCTGGAAGCTCGGTCACCTTTACAAAGGCTGGGTGCTGCCGCCTAAGCGTTGGCTCTACCTCGCCGCAGCGGCCGTCGGATCGGTGGTCATTTGGGAATACAAAACAGCTTTTGGCCACGAAGCCGCCACTCCCACTCTTGTTTTCCTGGCCTCGATTAAATTGCTAGAAACCAATCGCGATCGCGATGCAATGTTCGTTATCATTACTAGCTATTTTTTATTGATGGCCCACTTACTTCACTCTCAGTCCCTCGCCTCAACATTTTTTATGGCCTTTGATGTCGCGATTATCACAATTCTTATGTACCAACTGCACCGCGCGGATCGACGGATTTCATCAAGCTCTCTGCGCCCTGTCGTTCAGCTTTTAGTCCTTACTATTCCAATTTGGCTTTTACTGTTTGTGGTTTTCCCTCGATTCAACCTAACGATGTTGCGCACAAATCGACCAGTCCAAACGGTGGGGTTTAGCGAAGAACTTTCGCCGGGAAGTGTTGCCAGCCTCGCTCAAACAAATGAAACAGCATTCCGAGTTAAATTCCTCTCGGGACCAAAGCGAAATCCCGAACTTCTCTACTGGAGAGGCGCAACACTTTACCATTCTGACGGGCTTAGTTGGAAACCGAGAACCGAGTCAGAAATTGAGGCGCAAAGTTCTGACATAGGTAATTTGATGTTGGGGAAAAGCACCGAGAAGGAAATTGCTTCGCTCTCAGAAAAAGTACTTAGCTACCAGATAATCGCCGAGCCCGCAGCTGGCCGCGCCGTGTTCACTTTGCCTCGTGTTGTAAAGTTCGAACCCGCAGGCGCGATGCTGTTTCAGCGTCCCTATGTCACCAAAGAACTCATGATTCGACTTTCCACTACGCGCGCAGATCATATGACCTACTCAGCTGCGTCAGTCCTCGAAGACGAGGGCGATCTAGAAACTATCGACGCGCAAACTTACCGTCTCGCAGCGGCGCTACCAAAAGAGCTATCTCCCAAAGTGATAAACCTATTCGAAGAGCTTTCGAAAAACTCCACCTCTCCGCACAGAGCTGTGAAAAATCTAGACGAATGGTTTCATGCGCAAGATTTTCGCTACACTCTTGAGCCTGGCCAGTCACAAGCAAAGAGTCTTGACGACTTTTTGTTCAGCACAAAAAAAGGATTCTGTGAACACTTCGCAAGCGCGAGTGCCGTCTTGTTGCGTGGCATGGGGCATCCAGCTCGCGTTGTCGTGGGCTATCAAGGCGGCCGATTGAATCAGTTCTCGAAAGCTCTCATAGTTCAGAGCCGCGATGCACATGCTTGGGTCGAAGTTTGGTTCCCATCCCGCGACAACCCGCGCGAAGGAAGATGGCTGACCTATGACCCCACTGCGCTTATTGCTCCGCTTCGCTTGCGTATGGGCGGAGACTATTTTGATCTTACAGAGGAACAACGACAGAGCGAGAATGCCAGTGATGCCGAGATTCTTAAAATGCAGCGAAATCTAGCGCTCCGAGCTTTTCAGCGAGTTGATCAAATCTGGGACTATGCACAAATGACTTGGTCCCAATTCCTTCTTAACTACGACCGCAGTGGGCAACAAAATCTGCTTAATGAATTGTTGAAAGTATTCGGCATCAAGCCCAGTCCTGCGATTCTCACGGTATTGATTGGCTTCCTGTTTATGATCATGCTGCGCATAGTTTTTATTTGGAACAACCGCGCTCCCAGCGAATCTCGAGTTAAGAAAGAATGGCAAGCTTTGGAAAAAGAGCTTTCCAAGAAAGGGATTTACCAGGGACCGAAAGATGGGCCGCTAACTTTACGTTCGCGGGTCAGCCATCCGATTGTTCTTCAGGGAATTGATGCCTTCATTGAAATACAATACGGAAAACTTTCGGATAAAGAGTATTCTAAAAACGAGGCTCAAATCCGAAAAATCCGAGCTGCAAGGGTCGCGCTTCGTAGGCAATCTGCCCCGACCTAA
- a CDS encoding DUF58 domain-containing protein codes for MSWPKLKPSNRIYIIPTKFGAAFSLGTIFMLLIGAAYQNNLVNLLGFFMLAILFTTMFATNNNLKGVEISRIEAVHGFASETLPISIVVRNRARKSKSNLEFTVRGLKKSAQYDARVIIPPASDTRLLATFHAPERGRHPLSVFVLSTTAPFGLFYSWQVVATDAVATVYPRRIGERQWSTDHGINSGEFKRASGAEDYKEHRNYQVGDNLRRVDWQAYARGRGLMTKDFDEAANAGLHFDFHRLGDLPFEKRLEQLSKWVDLAIQKGQPFSLSLPDKKLGPDQGLVFAHKAWAELADLKRGAP; via the coding sequence ATGTCTTGGCCCAAGTTAAAGCCATCTAATCGGATCTATATCATTCCAACGAAATTTGGTGCCGCCTTCTCATTAGGCACCATTTTTATGCTTTTGATAGGCGCAGCCTATCAAAATAATCTCGTTAATCTTTTAGGCTTTTTCATGTTGGCCATTTTATTCACCACAATGTTTGCGACCAACAATAACCTCAAAGGCGTCGAGATCTCGCGAATAGAAGCCGTCCACGGTTTTGCCAGTGAAACCTTGCCAATTTCCATCGTGGTTCGTAATCGTGCTCGCAAATCGAAATCTAATCTTGAGTTCACCGTGCGTGGTCTAAAGAAGTCGGCCCAATATGACGCGAGGGTAATCATACCTCCAGCATCCGACACGAGACTTCTCGCAACCTTCCATGCGCCTGAGAGAGGTCGTCACCCACTTTCGGTCTTTGTTCTTTCAACGACCGCGCCATTTGGCTTGTTTTACTCATGGCAAGTTGTCGCAACTGATGCGGTGGCGACTGTTTACCCAAGACGAATCGGAGAACGTCAATGGTCCACGGATCACGGCATTAACTCCGGCGAATTCAAGCGCGCCAGCGGTGCCGAAGACTACAAAGAGCATAGAAACTACCAGGTGGGCGACAATCTTCGCCGAGTAGATTGGCAAGCTTATGCGCGCGGCCGAGGACTTATGACAAAAGATTTCGATGAAGCTGCGAATGCAGGTCTTCACTTCGACTTTCATCGCCTTGGCGATCTTCCATTTGAAAAACGTTTGGAGCAGCTATCTAAGTGGGTAGATCTCGCAATTCAAAAGGGCCAACCGTTTTCGCTCTCGCTTCCAGACAAAAAACTCGGACCCGATCAAGGGCTCGTATTTGCCCACAAAGCGTGGGCCGAGCTCGCTGATCTCAAGCGCGGAGCTCCGTAA
- a CDS encoding MoxR family ATPase → MQNILQSFVHRASQVVFGKEREIQLALACLLARGHLLVEDVPGVGKTTLVKTLARLLNLPLTRVQFTNDLLPGDLLGGRIYDSRTGQFTVVKGPLFSPFILADELNRATPKTQSACLQAMEERQISIDGETYKLPEPFFVIATQNPRQQIGTYPLPESQLDRFLMRIGLGYPDRQSERKLLRDGITAGGPSDRIETLEPVFDSASLAYHQAAVDQIHLSEALVDYIQAIAGKTRESGISGEGLSPRGALALARASRAWAYIQGRTMTLPEDVQAVAVPVMSHRLNPPEDPSGESGRRKAEDVLAQVKAI, encoded by the coding sequence ATTCAAAATATCTTACAGAGCTTCGTCCACCGAGCGTCGCAAGTCGTCTTCGGGAAAGAGCGCGAAATTCAGCTGGCACTCGCATGCCTGCTGGCCAGAGGCCACCTCCTCGTCGAGGACGTACCTGGTGTTGGGAAAACAACTTTGGTCAAAACCCTTGCGCGACTTCTTAACCTTCCGCTGACTCGCGTTCAATTTACGAACGATCTTTTGCCTGGTGATCTTCTTGGAGGCCGAATATACGACAGCCGAACCGGCCAATTCACCGTTGTGAAAGGGCCTCTTTTTTCACCGTTCATTTTGGCGGATGAATTGAATCGCGCGACACCGAAAACCCAATCAGCGTGTTTGCAAGCCATGGAAGAAAGACAAATTTCCATAGACGGAGAAACCTACAAACTTCCGGAACCGTTTTTTGTTATTGCGACACAAAATCCACGCCAGCAAATTGGGACATATCCATTGCCCGAGTCCCAGCTTGATCGTTTTTTGATGCGAATTGGTCTTGGCTACCCCGACCGACAATCCGAACGGAAACTTTTGCGAGATGGGATCACAGCCGGTGGCCCTAGCGATCGGATTGAAACTCTCGAACCAGTTTTTGATTCAGCTTCGCTCGCCTATCATCAAGCAGCTGTGGATCAGATTCACCTTTCTGAAGCGCTGGTGGATTATATCCAGGCGATCGCGGGCAAGACACGTGAGAGCGGAATTTCTGGAGAAGGTTTGTCCCCACGTGGTGCATTGGCTTTGGCGAGAGCGTCGCGCGCATGGGCCTATATTCAAGGAAGGACAATGACACTGCCAGAGGACGTTCAAGCAGTTGCCGTTCCTGTAATGTCCCATCGCTTGAATCCGCCCGAAGATCCGTCTGGTGAATCCGGACGCCGAAAGGCTGAAGATGTCTTGGCCCAAGTTAAAGCCATCTAA
- a CDS encoding EamA family transporter, with protein MPQSERVKGVLEILASGFFFGFLGLFGKQAFAMGLSPFEFLSMRYLFAAAMTFCFVVFRSRDVRKIWLGSKMTSLSIMLGVLGYAVFSSFYFLALGRISASMTVILLYTYPVLVAIGGAIFFREHIPASRLPAIPMAFLGMVFLVWQDFQIGQPIGLIFGLCSALFYSVYILVSSHWLKGIDAMTSTFWIQLGAGLTLLFVGFQVPGRVAEVIATAWPLILMIAFVCSVLAMSLFLSGLLKVKSWEASLLSMAEPITGVAVGILFLNETLSGAQWVGVALVLAALALVSVPAKAGQ; from the coding sequence ATGCCACAGTCTGAGCGCGTAAAGGGTGTACTTGAAATTTTAGCCAGTGGTTTTTTCTTTGGCTTCCTGGGGCTCTTCGGAAAGCAAGCGTTCGCGATGGGATTGTCGCCATTCGAGTTTCTGTCGATGCGCTATCTTTTTGCGGCGGCGATGACCTTTTGCTTCGTCGTGTTTCGCAGTCGTGATGTGAGAAAAATTTGGTTAGGTTCGAAAATGACATCTCTTAGTATTATGCTGGGCGTTTTAGGTTATGCGGTTTTTTCGAGTTTTTACTTTTTAGCGCTCGGTCGCATTTCGGCGTCGATGACAGTGATTCTGTTGTACACCTATCCAGTGTTAGTGGCGATCGGTGGAGCGATCTTTTTTAGAGAACATATCCCCGCTTCGCGTTTGCCTGCGATTCCGATGGCTTTTCTCGGTATGGTTTTCCTCGTTTGGCAGGACTTTCAAATCGGGCAACCAATTGGGCTGATCTTCGGGCTTTGCTCGGCACTGTTTTATTCAGTTTACATCTTGGTCTCTTCACACTGGCTAAAGGGCATCGATGCGATGACGTCAACTTTTTGGATTCAGCTTGGAGCAGGCCTGACTCTACTATTTGTCGGCTTCCAAGTTCCGGGGCGGGTTGCAGAAGTGATTGCTACCGCTTGGCCGCTGATTCTAATGATTGCATTTGTCTGCTCGGTCTTGGCCATGTCTCTTTTTTTATCAGGGTTGCTGAAGGTCAAGAGCTGGGAAGCTTCACTGCTTTCGATGGCGGAACCAATCACCGGAGTTGCTGTGGGGATTCTGTTTTTAAATGAAACGCTTTCGGGCGCACAGTGGGTCGGCGTTGCGCTTGTCCTCGCCGCTCTGGCGTTAGTTTCCGTTCCCGCTAAGGCTGGCCAGTAA
- a CDS encoding M20/M25/M40 family metallo-hydrolase produces MTPRSRAEIFLKKLVDSPSPTSRQNEVRIAHSLLALELQSLGFQISWKQDPSGKTADLLIAERPGRKTGDQAYITFVSHIDTVLGAEDSGAIREIVRIDDKGQSRDFLLGAGIIDNKGGLAILVESLRLLFERNPTTELGFRVVSSPDEENGSSAWHKDFQEIGNRSCAALGFEPALDDGSIISSRRGNRWYDVDIAGKEAHAGRCRGEELNAAHEAANLISKLLQKRDLLRAKFASPPGLGISIQVGHIEGGRDRHNIVCGNVHFKLDTRFSSFEQRDQLHSSIVEILNSPSEKNLQLQSSAISYNVVDDCPPFSSESIQIHRDLVSELCLEISAQEKHFRDKSSPVLPILSVQAGGAGDVNHMSRPGLLVLDGLGPIGGKMHTADEFLLRESLTSRSRALANWYPKLLASLSGNGN; encoded by the coding sequence ATGACGCCTCGCTCGCGAGCAGAAATTTTTCTGAAAAAACTTGTCGACTCGCCCTCTCCGACCTCGCGCCAAAACGAAGTTCGCATCGCGCATTCGCTCTTGGCGCTGGAGCTCCAAAGTCTTGGCTTTCAAATAAGCTGGAAACAAGATCCATCCGGTAAAACCGCTGACCTGCTGATCGCCGAACGCCCCGGTCGGAAAACCGGTGACCAAGCTTACATCACATTTGTTTCACACATCGATACGGTTTTGGGCGCAGAAGATTCCGGTGCAATCAGAGAAATCGTTAGAATCGACGATAAAGGCCAATCCCGTGACTTTCTTTTAGGGGCTGGAATAATCGATAACAAAGGTGGGCTTGCGATCCTCGTCGAGAGCCTCCGACTTCTTTTTGAACGAAATCCTACCACTGAATTGGGGTTCCGGGTCGTCTCTTCACCGGACGAAGAAAATGGGTCCTCAGCCTGGCATAAGGACTTTCAAGAAATCGGAAATCGCTCGTGTGCAGCGCTTGGCTTTGAGCCCGCCCTGGATGATGGATCGATCATTTCAAGCCGAAGAGGAAACCGCTGGTACGACGTTGATATTGCCGGAAAAGAAGCACACGCCGGGAGATGCCGCGGCGAGGAGCTAAATGCCGCGCATGAAGCAGCTAACTTGATTTCAAAACTTCTTCAAAAGCGTGATCTGCTACGCGCAAAGTTTGCCTCACCACCTGGTTTAGGAATTTCAATTCAAGTGGGCCATATTGAGGGCGGACGTGATCGACACAACATCGTTTGCGGAAATGTCCACTTTAAGCTCGATACTCGTTTTTCAAGCTTTGAACAGCGCGACCAATTACATTCCTCGATCGTTGAAATTCTCAATTCGCCATCTGAAAAAAACCTTCAACTACAGAGCTCTGCTATTTCCTATAACGTAGTCGACGACTGTCCGCCTTTTTCTTCCGAGTCGATTCAGATCCATCGCGACCTAGTTAGTGAACTCTGCCTGGAAATCTCGGCGCAAGAAAAACATTTCCGCGACAAGTCCTCACCAGTTCTTCCGATTCTTTCAGTGCAAGCGGGAGGCGCGGGCGATGTGAATCACATGTCTCGGCCGGGACTACTAGTGCTGGACGGCCTCGGCCCGATCGGTGGCAAAATGCACACGGCTGATGAATTTTTGCTTCGAGAAAGTTTAACTTCGCGTTCACGTGCTTTAGCAAACTGGTATCCAAAATTACTGGCCAGCCTTAGCGGGAACGGAAACTAA